A region of uncultured Draconibacterium sp. DNA encodes the following proteins:
- a CDS encoding two-component regulator propeller domain-containing protein — protein sequence MKNRFKILLISILLFLSSFAFANAGRLSFTHFTNEDGLPSSYIKSICQDQFGFIWAASRSSVCRFDGKYFKTFQAIDEQGNSFDIWSKWNYFTTDSILLVQNTNDIFYAFNLNKEVFEPYDPINNLGGVTAISESRDGFWIFRSDSISFFNTKENQEISFREKVDFAALSNEERVISVREKDDRLMAITNSNRLLIFDLQREQQRYFQLPEDIYVPTLSHFYIDNNNYVWVGNYANGLYQINLTNGQSRKFSATDKGNRYLLHNLVHTINEDQQGRVWIGTEDGLCVWSPYTESFDYYQHDIRNPQGINTNPIYDIFCDRDGNMWLGTYFGGINFWNNTPEFFRVWQAGTGEQHLSGSAVSCITEDENGSIWVGMEDKGVNRIDLEKDEIIRAINESNGLSFNNVHDLLFETPDRLWIATYTGGINILNLQNNRFEYINTANHPEIPSDDIYGLLHVGDRIFISTSAGVAVYSTNTKEFSRYQPDILDGIQVEFMFDSEDRIWFSSSVGSYYFDKKKGTFEKLNKFSFLKNINFVKTDSKNRIWIGDCLHGLYGYDLVTDSVFEYNESNGFPFSWIFSLEEGRDGYLWASGDNGLAKFKPETGELVWYNRESGLPFEQFNYRASYKSKSGEIYFGANRGMISFNEKDKQNVKKELDVVFRGMQLFNQPLLPGEDLALEESLNLHPEIRLKYKQNVFTIEYAGLHFRNKGNCEYAYYLENFETSWNYVGNRDFATYTNLGPGEYFFHVKASTDNTSWGSNANTIKIIIEPPFWLSGWGFFIYFLLLILVLVGFYLVATRIQKSKALAEMERREREYHTELNNFKLEFFTNVSHELRTPLTLIVGPLTRILEDDKLTPAMKKKMKGVMNNAHRLLMLINQLLEFRKIENGKEKLRVSHQDISTMLKDVEEAFLESAESKSIAFTFETINLDSNIWVDCQKLENVLINLISNALKFTNEGGEVNVRVELRGVDLMYKTLKITVADNGIGIDSSKLRKIFDRFYHVDGANETQVAGSGIGLALVHSLVKLHKGTIGVESAVGKGAVFTVQFPVSRKAYNDDEILIGADQYIPHVTLADDMKPVPVLRDEVERLSANPTILVIDDNRELLEFISETLANEYKVITAIDGTHGMEKVEESLPDLIISDVMMPGIDGFELTRKLKSDIRTSHIPIILLTAKSGEENEFEGLQTGADYYIEKPFLPHILIQLIDNVLNTRKSLIERFKSDAQMLPTEVAFSQSDKDLIDNISNLIKQNIDRPNLDVSFLVNEIGISRSLLHVKLKKLTDCSATEFIRSIRLREAVKLIADGKCNISEAAYKTGFSSPAYFSRRFKEYFGVTPKAYFDK from the coding sequence ATGAAAAACCGGTTTAAAATACTTCTGATTTCTATACTCCTGTTTCTTTCCTCTTTTGCTTTTGCAAATGCAGGAAGGCTGAGTTTTACGCATTTCACCAACGAAGATGGCTTGCCTTCGTCGTACATTAAAAGTATTTGCCAGGATCAGTTTGGTTTTATTTGGGCAGCAAGCCGCAGTTCGGTTTGTCGTTTCGACGGGAAATATTTTAAAACCTTTCAGGCAATTGATGAGCAAGGAAATTCTTTCGATATTTGGAGTAAATGGAATTATTTTACAACCGACTCAATTCTGCTGGTACAAAACACCAACGATATTTTTTATGCATTCAACTTAAATAAAGAAGTTTTTGAACCGTACGATCCTATTAATAATTTGGGAGGTGTTACGGCAATAAGCGAATCACGGGATGGGTTTTGGATATTCAGATCGGATTCAATTTCTTTTTTTAATACAAAAGAAAATCAGGAAATAAGTTTTCGGGAAAAAGTTGATTTTGCAGCTCTGTCAAACGAAGAAAGAGTAATTAGCGTACGAGAAAAAGATGATCGGTTGATGGCTATTACGAACAGCAACAGGTTACTTATTTTTGATCTTCAACGTGAGCAACAAAGGTATTTTCAACTACCTGAGGATATTTATGTTCCGACGTTATCGCATTTTTATATCGACAACAACAATTATGTGTGGGTTGGAAATTATGCCAATGGTTTGTACCAAATTAACCTCACCAATGGACAGTCGCGCAAATTCTCTGCAACAGATAAGGGAAACAGGTATTTGTTACACAATTTGGTTCATACTATAAACGAGGATCAGCAGGGACGGGTTTGGATTGGAACAGAGGATGGCTTGTGTGTTTGGTCGCCTTATACCGAGTCGTTTGATTATTATCAGCACGATATTCGAAATCCACAGGGTATTAACACCAATCCTATTTATGATATTTTTTGCGACCGCGATGGTAACATGTGGCTGGGAACCTATTTTGGAGGCATAAACTTTTGGAACAACACGCCCGAATTTTTTCGTGTGTGGCAAGCCGGTACCGGAGAACAACACCTGTCGGGGAGTGCGGTTAGTTGTATTACCGAAGATGAAAACGGTTCCATTTGGGTTGGAATGGAAGACAAGGGAGTCAACCGGATTGATCTGGAAAAAGATGAGATTATAAGAGCGATTAATGAAAGCAATGGTCTGTCGTTTAATAATGTACACGATTTACTATTTGAAACACCTGATCGTTTATGGATTGCAACCTATACCGGGGGCATTAATATATTGAACCTTCAGAATAACCGGTTTGAATACATTAACACTGCTAATCATCCGGAAATTCCATCGGACGATATTTATGGTTTGTTACATGTGGGCGATAGAATTTTTATTTCTACATCGGCGGGAGTGGCTGTTTACAGCACAAACACAAAAGAATTTTCTCGTTACCAGCCTGATATTTTGGATGGAATTCAGGTCGAATTTATGTTCGACAGCGAAGATCGTATCTGGTTTTCATCATCTGTAGGCTCTTATTATTTCGATAAAAAGAAAGGCACGTTTGAAAAGCTCAATAAATTTAGTTTTCTGAAAAATATCAATTTCGTAAAAACCGATTCAAAAAACCGGATATGGATTGGCGATTGCCTGCATGGTTTGTATGGTTACGATTTGGTAACCGACTCGGTATTCGAGTACAATGAGTCGAATGGTTTTCCGTTTTCCTGGATCTTTAGTCTTGAGGAGGGGCGCGATGGTTATTTGTGGGCAAGCGGAGATAACGGTCTCGCAAAATTCAAACCCGAAACCGGAGAGCTTGTTTGGTATAACCGTGAATCGGGACTGCCATTTGAGCAGTTTAACTACCGGGCATCGTACAAAAGCAAAAGCGGTGAAATTTATTTTGGTGCAAACAGGGGAATGATCTCCTTTAATGAAAAAGACAAGCAGAATGTAAAAAAGGAACTCGACGTGGTATTCCGGGGCATGCAGTTGTTTAATCAGCCGCTGTTGCCGGGGGAGGATCTGGCATTGGAAGAATCGCTTAATCTGCACCCCGAAATTCGTTTAAAGTATAAGCAAAACGTTTTTACCATTGAATATGCCGGCTTGCATTTTCGGAATAAGGGAAACTGTGAATATGCCTACTACCTCGAAAATTTTGAAACGTCGTGGAACTACGTTGGAAATCGTGATTTTGCAACTTACACAAACCTGGGGCCGGGCGAGTACTTTTTTCATGTAAAAGCTTCAACAGATAATACATCGTGGGGAAGCAATGCAAATACGATAAAAATTATTATCGAGCCTCCGTTTTGGCTATCAGGATGGGGATTCTTTATTTATTTTCTACTCCTGATTTTGGTGTTGGTAGGCTTTTATTTGGTAGCAACCCGCATACAAAAATCGAAAGCGTTGGCCGAGATGGAACGAAGAGAGCGGGAATATCATACCGAGCTAAATAATTTTAAACTGGAGTTTTTTACCAACGTTTCGCACGAGCTTCGAACCCCTTTAACCTTAATAGTTGGGCCGCTAACACGAATACTCGAAGATGACAAACTTACGCCGGCCATGAAAAAGAAGATGAAAGGCGTAATGAATAATGCACATCGGTTGCTTATGCTTATTAATCAGCTTCTTGAGTTTAGAAAAATTGAAAACGGAAAGGAAAAGCTTAGGGTAAGTCATCAGGATATTTCCACGATGTTAAAGGATGTTGAAGAAGCATTTCTTGAGTCGGCTGAATCAAAATCCATCGCATTCACATTTGAGACCATTAATCTGGATTCAAATATTTGGGTAGATTGTCAGAAACTGGAGAATGTTCTTATTAATCTGATATCTAATGCTTTGAAGTTTACGAACGAAGGTGGTGAAGTAAATGTGAGAGTGGAATTGAGAGGTGTAGATTTGATGTATAAAACACTGAAGATTACAGTCGCTGATAACGGAATAGGAATTGACTCTTCGAAGTTGAGAAAGATTTTTGATCGTTTTTACCATGTTGACGGAGCAAACGAAACTCAGGTTGCAGGATCCGGAATCGGGTTGGCATTGGTACACAGTTTAGTGAAATTGCACAAAGGAACAATAGGGGTGGAGAGTGCCGTTGGTAAAGGAGCTGTTTTTACAGTTCAATTTCCTGTATCACGTAAGGCTTATAACGACGACGAAATTTTGATTGGAGCAGATCAGTATATTCCGCATGTAACACTGGCTGACGATATGAAACCGGTTCCGGTTCTTCGTGATGAGGTAGAACGGCTCAGTGCTAATCCAACAATTTTGGTTATTGACGATAACCGTGAGTTGCTGGAATTTATCTCTGAAACACTGGCCAATGAATACAAGGTGATAACTGCCATTGATGGTACTCATGGAATGGAGAAGGTTGAAGAATCGCTGCCAGACCTGATAATCAGCGATGTAATGATGCCGGGTATCGATGGCTTTGAGTTAACCCGTAAACTAAAATCAGATATTCGTACATCGCACATTCCAATAATTCTGTTGACAGCAAAAAGCGGCGAAGAGAATGAATTTGAGGGTTTGCAGACAGGTGCTGACTATTACATTGAAAAGCCATTTTTGCCTCATATTCTTATTCAGCTGATCGATAATGTGCTGAACACCCGTAAAAGTTTAATCGAACGGTTTAAATCGGATGCGCAAATGTTGCCTACCGAGGTGGCTTTTTCCCAGTCGGATAAAGACCTGATTGATAATATCAGTAATTTGATAAAGCAGAATATCGACCGGCCAAATCTTGATGTCTCGTTTCTGGTTAACGAAATTGGTATAAGCCGTTCGTTGTTGCATGTTAAGCTCAAGAAATTAACTGATTGTTCGGCAACCGAGTTTATCCGTTCCATACGTTTGCGTGAAGCCGTAAAGCTAATAGCCGACGGGAAGTGTAACATCTCCGAAGCAGCCTACAAAACCGGTTTCTCAAGCCCGGCCTATTTTAGCCGAAGATTTAAGGAGTACTTTGGTGTTACTCCAAAAGCTTATTTCGATAAGTAG
- a CDS encoding SusC/RagA family TonB-linked outer membrane protein, which produces MKSIQSRKTRMFCYVLFLLIFPFTVFGQSKTISGTVYDADGVTLPGVTVMVVGTTNGTTTNIDGKYAIDANAEDVLQFSYIGFRTLEIQLDGKTTVDVTMEVETIGIDEVVAIGYGTQRKGEVTSAIASVKSEDFTVGKIGDAAELVKGKIAGLSITKTSGDPNATSRIMLRGITTIVGNVEPLVLVDGIEGSLTTVAPENIESIDVLKDASAAAIYGTRGANGVILISTKSGKRGSYSSATYSSYASISDWYKTADFMDTHDVIYGRTNFDYEGYDTDWLKAITRKGGYTQNHSLSFEGGSDKSSYSANVTYSDEEGIMRKSDSEDLKAQLDFSQYALNDIVKLNLNVLYSTHNNTNNNNAYAYRQALIHNPSSPVFHEDGAYYEEFNRFQYYNPLEIQNERIGDYRSKYARVVGNITVEPIKNWQTNLMLSRKEISNVSQDYYTSKYYSQSTVDPEDQYRTIPKVRGSASKWSSNTKSENLELTSKYNFAIEKSRVTALVGYSYLYNVYDEYSAGNSEFPSESYLYNNLRQGLYLTDEDHTASMASYKDDNTLIGFFGRASYGYDNRFNAIISVRREGSSKFGENHKWGTFPSASVGWTISNESFMQSATWLENLKLRAGYGVTGVIPGRNYMSLITYDYDAYGKHLSQGGDWTPSLKVAQNPNPDLKWETTNEVNIGVDWTMFDSRLTGSLDLYSKKTKDLLYDYAVPVPPNMYGYTTANVGEMENKGIEFMVSGSPVKKGDFEWNSTLTLSHNANKLLSLSNDLYETDNFQEVGGVSDPISIATHAMEVGEPLGDFWGLRSVGVSKDGFVLVEVYDEATETWSVKEFDTSYNLESNRQRLGNGLPSVYAGWNNTFRYKNFDLSMMITGQFGYQILNVQRSFYENNSIAYNRLKTAADLHPAINPDGTPVIDEATGEQLMVKLSGSMPQGVWSDHIEDGDFIKLSNVTLGYTLPITGNFEKYIKNLRLYVSGQNLFCITGYSGLDPEVSNYFLAPGIDGRDKYPTVRSYTFGLSVNF; this is translated from the coding sequence ATGAAATCTATTCAATCAAGAAAAACACGAATGTTCTGCTATGTCTTGTTTCTCCTGATCTTTCCATTCACAGTATTCGGTCAATCAAAAACGATTTCCGGAACTGTTTATGATGCAGATGGAGTAACTTTGCCGGGTGTAACAGTAATGGTTGTAGGTACAACAAATGGTACTACTACCAATATTGATGGTAAATACGCTATTGATGCAAATGCTGAAGACGTATTACAATTCTCGTACATTGGATTTAGAACACTGGAAATTCAATTAGACGGAAAGACAACTGTTGATGTGACAATGGAAGTTGAGACCATTGGTATCGACGAAGTTGTAGCCATTGGTTACGGAACCCAACGAAAAGGTGAAGTAACCAGTGCAATTGCAAGTGTAAAATCGGAAGATTTTACTGTAGGTAAAATTGGCGATGCTGCCGAATTGGTAAAAGGTAAAATTGCCGGTTTAAGTATTACCAAAACATCAGGCGACCCGAATGCCACTTCAAGAATTATGCTTCGTGGTATTACTACCATTGTGGGTAATGTTGAGCCGCTGGTGTTAGTTGATGGAATTGAAGGTTCGTTAACAACAGTTGCACCCGAAAACATTGAGTCGATCGACGTACTGAAAGATGCATCGGCTGCAGCTATCTATGGTACAAGGGGTGCCAATGGCGTAATCCTAATTTCTACCAAATCAGGTAAACGCGGATCGTATTCAAGTGCTACTTATTCAAGTTACGCATCCATTTCAGACTGGTATAAAACTGCCGATTTTATGGATACACACGATGTAATTTACGGCCGTACCAATTTTGATTACGAAGGCTATGATACCGATTGGTTAAAAGCCATTACACGTAAAGGCGGATACACTCAAAACCATTCATTAAGTTTTGAAGGTGGCTCTGATAAGTCATCTTATTCAGCCAACGTAACCTATTCGGATGAAGAAGGTATTATGCGCAAAAGTGATAGTGAAGACCTGAAAGCACAATTGGATTTTAGTCAGTATGCGCTAAACGACATTGTAAAACTGAATTTGAATGTATTGTATTCTACACACAACAATACGAACAACAACAACGCTTATGCTTATCGTCAGGCATTAATTCATAATCCATCGTCGCCGGTATTTCACGAAGATGGTGCTTATTACGAGGAGTTTAACCGTTTTCAGTATTACAATCCGTTAGAGATACAAAATGAACGGATTGGTGATTACCGCTCGAAATATGCACGTGTGGTTGGAAACATTACAGTTGAACCCATTAAAAACTGGCAAACCAACCTGATGTTATCTCGCAAAGAGATCAGTAATGTATCGCAAGACTACTACACTAGTAAATATTATTCGCAAAGTACAGTTGATCCGGAAGATCAGTACCGTACTATTCCAAAAGTAAGAGGTAGCGCCTCAAAATGGTCGAGTAATACCAAAAGTGAGAATTTAGAGTTAACTTCAAAATATAATTTCGCTATAGAAAAGAGTCGTGTAACAGCACTGGTAGGTTATAGTTACTTGTATAATGTTTACGACGAATACAGTGCCGGAAACTCTGAATTTCCATCAGAATCTTACTTGTACAATAATTTGAGACAAGGGTTGTACTTAACCGATGAAGACCATACAGCAAGTATGGCATCGTATAAAGACGATAATACTCTGATCGGGTTCTTTGGTCGTGCGAGTTACGGTTACGACAATCGTTTCAATGCTATCATAAGTGTACGTCGTGAAGGTTCTTCTAAATTTGGTGAAAACCACAAATGGGGTACTTTCCCATCAGCATCAGTTGGTTGGACCATCAGCAACGAATCGTTTATGCAGTCAGCTACATGGCTCGAGAATTTAAAGCTACGTGCCGGTTACGGTGTAACAGGTGTAATTCCCGGACGTAATTATATGTCGTTAATTACCTACGATTACGATGCTTACGGTAAGCACTTGAGTCAGGGCGGCGACTGGACGCCTTCATTAAAGGTGGCGCAAAATCCAAATCCCGACCTGAAGTGGGAAACTACAAACGAAGTAAACATTGGTGTTGACTGGACTATGTTTGATTCAAGATTAACAGGATCTCTCGATCTTTATTCGAAAAAAACAAAAGACCTCTTGTACGACTATGCAGTACCGGTTCCGCCAAATATGTATGGTTACACAACTGCGAATGTTGGTGAGATGGAAAACAAAGGAATTGAGTTTATGGTTTCAGGTTCGCCGGTTAAAAAAGGTGACTTCGAATGGAATTCAACTTTAACCTTGTCGCACAATGCCAACAAACTGTTAAGCTTGTCGAACGATCTGTATGAAACCGATAACTTTCAGGAAGTTGGTGGTGTAAGCGATCCGATTTCGATTGCAACTCACGCGATGGAAGTTGGCGAACCTTTGGGTGATTTCTGGGGATTGCGTTCAGTAGGTGTTAGCAAAGATGGTTTTGTATTGGTAGAAGTTTACGACGAGGCAACTGAAACCTGGTCGGTAAAAGAATTTGATACCAGCTACAACTTAGAGTCAAATCGTCAACGTTTAGGAAACGGACTACCAAGTGTATACGCCGGATGGAACAACACTTTCCGTTACAAAAACTTCGATTTAAGCATGATGATCACAGGTCAGTTCGGTTACCAGATTTTGAATGTTCAGCGTAGTTTCTACGAAAACAATTCAATTGCATACAACCGTTTGAAGACGGCTGCGGATCTGCACCCTGCAATTAATCCTGATGGAACTCCTGTAATTGATGAAGCTACAGGAGAACAATTGATGGTGAAACTGTCAGGTTCAATGCCTCAGGGCGTTTGGAGCGACCACATTGAAGATGGCGACTTTATTAAATTGAGTAATGTTACCCTGGGGTACACACTGCCAATTACAGGTAATTTTGAAAAATATATTAAAAACCTGCGCTTGTATGTTAGTGGTCAGAACCTCTTCTGTATTACCGGTTATTCGGGACTAGACCCTGAAGTATCAAATTACTTCCTGGCACCGGGTATTGATGGCCGTGATAAGTATCCAACTGTTCGTTCATACACTTTTGGACTATCTGTTAACTTTTAA